The following are encoded in a window of Castanea sativa cultivar Marrone di Chiusa Pesio chromosome 9, ASM4071231v1 genomic DNA:
- the LOC142608700 gene encoding uncharacterized protein LOC142608700, whose amino-acid sequence MGNTKDTQKVKDTKTNFRWSQPMQNLLLEILAYEALHGNKQSNTFKHASYAKVAEAITEKFMTECTPKHVEHRFKTLKTNWNTIALLRNKKSGFGWNDDLKMITCDRTVYDEEVAAHPNHAQFLNKKIEMFDEMALVVGKDMATGGFSKGVGDIGVEALDDSPPLVDADVDDISKKKQVDPSHVASNETRSHRK is encoded by the exons ATGGGAAATACAAAGGATACTCAAAAGGTCAAGGACACCAAGACCAACTTCAGGTGGTCACAACCAATGCAGAATTTATTACTTGAGATACTTGCATATGAGGCTCTTCATGGCAATAAGCAATCCAACACATTTAAACATGCATCATATGCTAAAGTAGCTGAAGCAATTACTGAGAAATTTATGACTGAATGTACTCCAAAGCATGTGGAACATCGCTTTAAAACACTCAAAACCAATTGGAATACAATTGCATTACTTCGTAATAAGAAAAGTGGGTTTGGATGGAATGATGATTTGAAAATGATCACCTGTGATAGGACAGTGTATGATGAAGAAGTCGCG GCACATCCAAATCATGCACAATTTCTAAACAAGAAAATTGAGATGTTTGATGAAATGGCTTTGGTTGTGGGTAAGGATATGGCTACAGGAGGTTTTTCCAAGGGAGTTGGTGATATAGGTGTAGAAGCATTGGATGACTCACCTCCGCTTGTTGATGCTGATGTTGATGACATATCCAAAAAGAAGCAAGTTGATCCCTCACATGTGGCTTCAAATGAAACAAGGTCTCACAGGAAATGA